The uncultured Dysgonomonas sp. genome contains the following window.
AAATGATAATTTCTTCCTGCTTGCGGGACCATGTGTTATTGAGGGGGAAGAGATGGCATTGCGCATTGCCGAAAAAATAATAGAAATCACATCAAAACTTGATATACCCTACGTTTTCAAGGGTTCGTATAAAAAAGCAAATCGTTCGCGAGTCGATTCTTTTACCGGTATCGGTGATGAGAAAGCACTGAAAATATTGCGTAAGGTAAACGAAACATTTGGTGTGCCTACGGTGACAGATATCCATGAGACGCATGAAGCAGCGATGGCTGCCGAATATGTCGATGTATTGCAGATTCCTGCATTTCTTTGCCGTCAGACAGATCTGCTTATTGCTGCGGCTAAGACAGGGAAAATAGTAAATATCAAAAAAGGCCAGTTTCTTGCACCGGGCGGGATGAAATTTGCCGCGCAAAAGGTTGTGGATTCGGGGAACGATAATGTGATTATAACAGATAGAGGAACGTCTTTCGGATACTCTGATTTAGTAGTCGATTTTCGCGGGATACCCGAAATGAAAGAATTCGGCTTTCCTGTCGTTCTGGATGCTACCCATAGCCTTCAAAAACCAAATCAGGCATCGGGTGTTACCGGAGGGCAGCCACAGTTGATAGAAACAATGTGTAAAGCGGGTATTGCAACAGGTGTCGACGGATTATTCTTAGAAACACATTTCGATCCGGCCAATGCCTTGTCGGATGGCGCAAATATGTTGCCACTCGATCAGTTGGAAGGCTTATTGATAAAACTTACACGGATTAAAGCAGCATTAAAAGAATGAAAGTAGAAGTGTGTTTTTCTCCGGCTCTTTATCCATATTATGCTAGTGATAATAACCATATTACGGTTGTAGTAGATATTTTCAGGGCAACCACTACGATGTGCGCAGCCTTGAAGAACGGAGCGAGTTCTATTATATCTGTAGCTTCGATTGAAGAAGCGCAGGACTATAAGGCAAAGGGATATCTTGTAGGGGCAGAGCGTAATGTGAAGCGTTGCGATTTTGCAGATTTTGGCAATTCCCCATTTGACTATACAGCCGACAAAGTGAGAGGTAAGGATGTTGTATTCACTACCACTAACGGAACGCAGGCCATTGATATGGCGAAAGATTCGGATATACTGACCGTTGGTGCTTTTTCCAACATTAGCGCTTTGGCGGACTTCTGCGCAGATAAAGAGAAGGATGTAATAGTGCTTTGTGCCGGATGGAATAACCGTTTCAATATGGAGGATTCCCTTTTTGGCGGTGCTTTGGCTCAGAAGTTGATTGATAGAGGCTATGCTCCCGCCTCGGATGCAACGCAGGTAGCTTTGTCGATGTGGAAAGAGGCATTGCCCGATGTTCGCAGTTATATTGACCGTACAGAGCATATTAAGCGGTTGGAAGCTCATAATCTGCAAGATTCTGTAGAATACTGTTTAACAGAGGATACCGTGAATTTGGTTCCTGTTTACAGTAAAGAAACCAAGAAAATAACAATCGGCTGATTTTGCCTTATGGCCGAGCATAACGATCTGGGGAAAAAGGGTGAGGATGCAGCGGAGCATTATCTCAGGCAGAAGAATTATGAAATAATAGAGCGTAACTGGCTATATGAAAAATATGAAATAGATATAATTGCCCGGAATGAGGAATATATTGTTTTTGTAGAAGTAAAGACCCGTAGTTCGAGCCAATGGGGAAACCCGGAGGAGGCAGTATCGAAGGGAAAGATAAAACGGATTGTTGAAGCTGCCGATTTTTACCTTAGGGAGTACGATATAGATCAGCCTGCCCGTTTCGATGTGGTTGCGGCTATATGGAATGGCAAAAAGTTTGAGATAGAACATATAGACGATGCATTTCTGGCACCTGTAAATTAGAGAAAATGAATATAGAAGAAGTTCGTGAAGCATGTATATCGATAAAAGGGGCGACAGAAAGCTTTCCTTTCGGAGATGATACGCTGGTCTATAAAGTAATGGACAAAATGTTTGCCTATATGGGCCTGGAGTCAAGAGACGGTGAATTCTGGCTGAATGTGAAATGTGATCCGGAGAAAGCGATTGAACTGAGGGAGCATTACAACGGTATCAGGCCGGGTTATCATTCAAACAAAAAGTATTGGAATACTATTGTTATTGAGAGTGATGTATCTGATGCTTTGATCAAAGAACTTATCCAACACTCGGTGGATGAGGTGATAAAGAAATTGCCAAAAGTGAAGCAAACCGAATATAATAATTTGTCTAATATCTAAATAATCGAACATACTATGCCTCTGATTATCCACCTTGTCGACGAAATTGATTCTACAAACAATTATATGAAAAGCCTGTTGCTGAAACAGAAAGTAAAGGAAGGAACCATTATCTCGGCCGATTTTCAGACCGGAGGCAGGGGGCAGCGCGGCAACGGCTGGATGTCGGAGAACGGAAAGAATCTGTTGTTCAGTATTGTATTGTATCCCGATGCGGTAAAAGCAAATGAGCAGTTCCTTATATCGCAGGTTGTATCGTTGGCTGTAGCCGATTTTCTCCGGAAATATGCAGATGGTATTACAATAAAATGGCCTAATGATATTTACTGGCGAGAGAAGAAGATATGCGGAATACTGATTGAGAATGCCATAGAAGGAGATGAAATAAAAGAGTCTGTTTGTGGGATAGGAGTCAATCTTAATCAGGAGAGTTTTGATAGCAGTCTGCCTAATCCTGTTTCTTTGAAGCAAATAACAGGAGAGTATTATGAGCAGAGTATCATGCTCGAAGAAGTCAGAGAACTCCTTTTTTCTTATTACGAGAAGTTGAGGAGGGGAGAGATGCAGATTATTGCAGAGGAGTATAGAGATTCTCTGTTCAGAAAAACAGGTTATCATTTATTTAATGACAACACAAACGATTTTATAGCCAGGATAAAAAATGTAGCTTCCGATGGAACGCTTATTTTGCAAACGGAAAGCGGAGATGAGAGACGCTTTGCGTTTAAAGAAGTAAGATATGTTCTGTGAACTTGACCTGTTTAAATCAGGATGTTATATATAGTATAAGAATGTGTTTCAACACCCTCATTTGTGCGTTCATAGTGTTTGTCGATATCTATTTTTATACATTTCCGAATATTCAGAAGAAGAAAAATCTCATCGTTAGTCAAATCCTCCTTTTCATATACTACAATGCGTGCAAAAGAGTCATCAATGGTGACTTTTGTCGCTTTTTTAGCTGGAGCATCTGATCGCAAGACAGATATTATCGGTTGCTTTTTCTCTGGTTCATCCATTCAAATTCAAAATATTAAGTTTTATTTCCAGACATAATGTGTCCTGAAGTGTGAATACGCAAATATAGAAGAAGCCGAGAGTATAGTCAACGTTTCTTTTAATTACGCCGAGGCGCATCCTATATTTTGCAAATATAGAAAAATAAATTAAAAAAAGGAATGTTTAACTTTTTGTCGGAGTGCTATTTATATAATAATATTTTTTATGCATTAAATATTTTAGAATATGCATAAATATGTGTAAATTTGCATTATTATTTGCATATTTATACGTAATGACTAAGAAATACAGACATAAAATAATAAGAGAAGTGTTGCAGACGAATGATATAAATAGTCAGGATATGCTTCTTAAACTGTTGATGGATAAAGGGTTTGAACTTACACAGGCTACTTTGTCCCGCGATATAAAAGAACTGAAAATAGTGAAGGTGCCCACGGCAAAAGGTAATTATGTATATCAGTTTTCGGAGTCGATGCAGAATATGGAAGAGGAAATGCCGTTGTCTTCTTTCGGATTTGTTAATATTGAATTTTCGGGACAACTGGCTGTGATAAAGACCCGTCCGGGTTATGCTATGGCCATAGCGGGAGAAATAGACCGCAGGGCTACACGTTATATACTGGGTACAGTTGCAGGTGACGATACTATACTTCTGATACCGAGAGAGAATATAAGCAGGGAGGAGGTAATAGCTTCACTTTCTGAATTTATACCGAATATTGAATGATAAGACAACAATGAACAACATAGAAGAACTTGTGGTAGAAAAGCCGATGGAGCAACAACAACTTACTATACAGATAGCCAACGAAAGCCATGTCGGATATGTGCAAACGATATTGGATACAATTGAGGCTGCGGCTAAGGTGCGGGGCACGGGAATTGCAAAACGTACACCGGAATATGTGGAACTTAAAATAAAGGAAGGTAAAGCTATCATTGCTCTGATGGGAGATGAGTTTGCCGGATTTTGCTATATAGAATCATGGGGGAATAAGCAGTTTGTTGCCAATTCCGGGTTAATTGTAGTTGAAAAATTCAGACAGCACGGGCTGGCAAAAAAAATCAAACAGCATGCCTTTTCTCTGGCTAGAGCTATGTTTCCGACAGCCAAAGTATTTGGTCTTACATCGGGTGCTGCGGTAATGAAAATAAATACAGAACTGGGGTATGTGCCTGTGACTTTTGCACAACTGACTGATGATGAGTCTTTCTGGCGTGGCTGTCAGGGATGTGTCAATTATGATATCCTTACCCGTACCGACAGGAAATACTGTATCTGTACTGCGATGCTCTTCGATCCCGAAAAGCAGAAAGACAAGAAGGAGATAAAAGAGATAATCAAAGACCTCAAAAAGCAATTGAAATAACATAACATATATGAAAAAGAAAGTCGTTTTAGCATTCAGTGGAGGATTAGACACATCGTTCTGTGCAAAATATCTGTCCGCTGATATGGGATATGATGTATATACAGCCATAGCCAACACCGGAGGTTTCACGCCCGAAGAACTGAAAGTTATAGAAGAGAAAGCCTATAAATTAGGTGCTGTAAAACATGTAAGTCTCGACATAACACAGGAATACTACGAAAAGAGCATTAAATATATGATTTTCGGAAATGTATTGCGTAATGGTACATACCCGATTTCGGTGAGTTCGGAGCGTATATTTCAGGCGATAGCCATTATCAACTATGCAAAGGAAATAGGTGCTGACGCTGTTGCTCATGGCAGCACAGGAGCAGGAAACGATCAGGTTCGCTTCGACCTGACATTTGATGTGCTTGCTCCCGGCATTGAGATTATTACACCCACCCGCGACATGATCCTTACCCGTGAGTATGAAATCAATTATCTGAAAGAACATGGATATGAAGCCGATTTTACGAAGATGGTATATTCCATTAATAAAGGGCTTTGGGGTACAAGTATAGGTGGCAAAGAAACGCTGAAGTCAGAACAGACTTTGCCGGAAGAAGCCTATCCGTCCCAATTGCAGAAACAAGGACAGGAAGTTCTTACGATTGATTTCGAAGAAGGCGAAATAGCAGCAGTAAACGGTGAAAAATATGCTGATAAGGTAAAAGCTATCCAGAAGATAGAAGAGATTACATCGGCTTATGCTATCGGCCGCGATATGCATATAGGTGATACTATTATCGGCATAAAGGGACGTGTGGGCTTTGAAGCCGCGGCTCCGCTGGTGATTATCAATGCGCACAAAATGCTGGAAAAGCATACACTAACCAAATGGCAACAGTATTGGAAAGAGCAGGTAGGTAACTGGTACGGAATGTTTCTTCACGAAGCACAATATCTGGAACCTGTGATGCGTGATATTGAAGCAATGCTATCAAGTTCGCAGCAAAATGTAACTGGTAGGGTGAGCATTAAACTGCAACCATATCATTATGTGCTGATTGGAGTGGAAAGTGACTTCGATTTGATGAAAGCTGATTTTGGTGAGTACGGCGAAGTGAATAAGGCGTGGACATCGGATGATGCGAAAGGCTTTACTAAGATTTATGCTATGACAAATAAGATATATCATAGTGTACAGAAAAAGAACGGGAAAGAGTTATAAATTCATTATTCGTTTATCTATATAGTAGACCATAAGCGTATGGAACGGAGCAAAAGTAACAAGTATTTGAATTTGTAAATATTGTTAACTTTGTTACCTTTGTTACCTTTTAACAAATGGTAAGTTTTAAGTAGTGAGTTGTTCTGTATTCACTGTTTACTGATATATCTGTTACTTTTGTTACCTTTCTCCCTGTGTTTACTCCGTGTATCTGAGTATAACAAAAATATTTTACCACTAAGCATACAAAGAAAATCACGAAGGTCACAATGAATATAAAAGTAGCATAGAAAAAGATGTAAAAAGTGTCAGAAGTGTAACCTTTTTTTAACAGTTACAGGATAGCTGTTCATTTCTCATTGTATTAAATATATTACTTTTATGGAAAAAGGCAGAGAGCCGACTCTATAACATAGAGCCATAGAGATATCTTAAAAAAGTTTCTGAAATAATAAATGACTATGATAAAAGCAGGAATTATAGGGGGAGCCGGCTATACTGCCGGAGAACTGATAAGGATATTAATCAATCATCCGCAGGTGGAACTGGTATTTGTAAACAGTACAAGTAACGCGGGCAATAAACTAACGGATGTACATAGTGGATTGTTAGGCGATACGGAGATGAGTTTTACCGACCAGTTGCCTTACGATACAATAGATGTATTGTTTTTTTGTACGGCACATGGTGATACAAAGAAGTTTTTGGAAGCGAATGAGATTCCCGAACATCTGAAAATTATAGACCTGTCTACCGATTACAGGCACAAAGCCGATGAAAATAAATTTATTTATGGCTTACCCGAACTGAATAAAGAAGAGATACGGAAATCATCTTATATCGCCAATCCCGGATGTTTTGCCACGGCTATACAGTTAGGCCTGTTGCCACTGGCGAAGGCCGGATTGCTGAATACGGAAATCCATGTGAATGCTATCACAGGCTCCACCGGGGCGGGAGTAAAGCCGTCGGCAACCTCCCATTTCAGCTGGCGGGAGAATAATATCTCTGTTTATAAGGCTTTCGAACATCAGCACCTGACAGAGATTCGCCAGTCATTAGCTCAGTTACAGACCGGTTTTACAGAAGATATTAACTTTATTCCTGTCCGTGGAAATTTCACCAGAGGTATATTTGTTTCTACTTATCTGAAATTTGACGGAACTATTGAAGAGGCTGTGAAATTATATCAGGATTTTTACAAAGAAAGTCCTTTTGTGGTTGTCTCCGATAAAAATATAGATCTCAAGCAGGTGGTAAATACAAATAAATGTATCTTGCATCTGGAAAAACACGGAAGTAAGCTGCTTATCCTTTCCTGCATAGACAATCTGGTAAAAGGTGCGTCGGGACAGGCTGTACATAATATGAACCTGATATTCGGGTTGGAAGAGACAATCGGATTAAAGCTAAAGGCTTCGGCTTTTTAAAGATGTGAATTATGGATTTATATGATAAGATTTTTACAGAGTCAAAGAAAAGTAAAAAGCTTTTGTATTTTAAAAAATATACAGGAGAGACTAGCTTTTGTGGATATGTTTTAAGTTTTAATTCGAATACCGTTCAAATACAACATTTTACTCGAAATGGTAAATCTGATGGAGTTATTACCCTGAGGTATTCAGATGTAAATTATATAACTGTCGATAATGATTATCTGAAATCGATCCAGTATATTATAGATAATAACGCTCTTATAGATAGTGAGCAAAGTAGTACTTTACCCTTAGATTCTTCTTCCAATTGGGTTTTTAATACATTAAATGAATATAAAAAAGACAAATCAACATTGTTAGGAATTGAAGCAAATGGAGACTGGTATGTTGGTTTTGTTAATGATGTGGATGATATTTTCTTTTCTTTTACAGAGATAGATAGAAACGGTTTTGTATTAGATACCAGCATCTATAAATTGGAAGATGTCAGTTCTATTCACATTAATGAATTGGAAAGTAGAAGACGATTGCTTTTATATAATTGGCATAAATCAATAAATTGAATCGCATGAAATTTGAAGTAGACTCCCAAACCCTGAAAGACCTTGAAATCTTTGACACAGTCAAAGACGGTACGTCTGTATTCAGCCTGTTTAATCACACTCAGTGTTATGGTGGCAGGAGGATACTTTATAACTTTTTGTCCAATCCTCTGACCGATCTGGAAAAGATAACTGAACGGACAGACACAATCGCGTTCTTTCAGAAATATTTGCCCGAAGGCCTGAGTGTAGATAAAGATTCTCTTGATTTTACCGAATATTATATCCGGCATGGTGATTATCCAACACGTATTCCTACATGGTTTACAGCCTTGGAGAGGATGATAATGGACAGGATAAGTACGAATACCGAGTACTATTTGGTAAAGAAAGGAGTTGGCTCTACTGTCGACCTGTTGAAGACGATATATGCTTTTTCTCATGTTCTGGCTGATAAGTTTAAGGGAAATAATTATCCGAAATTGTTGGAAAAGAATAACGAAAAGGTTTTGGAAATATTTTCTTCGGCTGAATATGTTGATGTAATGAAATTAGGACTAAAAATCCCTTCTTATGAGACCTCCAGGCTCGATTATATGTTTCGTTATACCCACAAGAAGGATATTCTTTTCTTTCTTGACCTTATATATGAGTATGATGCTTTTCTGTCCATTGCGAAAGCGGCGGATAAATACGGACTATCATATGCAGAAATGCTTCCGGCCGATGATAACCAGCTGGAGATAGATGGTTTATACCATCCCTTTGTAGAAGGGGCTATTCCGAATGATATGCGCTTTGAACAGCCCTCGAACCTGTTATTTATTTCGGGACCGAATATGGCAGGGAAATCCACTTTCCTGAAAGCGCTGGGATTGTCCGCATATCTGGCGCATGTGGGATTCCCTGTTCCCGCAAAGAGGATGACTTTGAGTATATTGTCGGGATTGTGTACTACAATTAATAT
Protein-coding sequences here:
- the kdsA gene encoding 3-deoxy-8-phosphooctulonate synthase; translated protein: MNITNLKNDNFFLLAGPCVIEGEEMALRIAEKIIEITSKLDIPYVFKGSYKKANRSRVDSFTGIGDEKALKILRKVNETFGVPTVTDIHETHEAAMAAEYVDVLQIPAFLCRQTDLLIAAAKTGKIVNIKKGQFLAPGGMKFAAQKVVDSGNDNVIITDRGTSFGYSDLVVDFRGIPEMKEFGFPVVLDATHSLQKPNQASGVTGGQPQLIETMCKAGIATGVDGLFLETHFDPANALSDGANMLPLDQLEGLLIKLTRIKAALKE
- a CDS encoding 2-phosphosulfolactate phosphatase; this translates as MKVEVCFSPALYPYYASDNNHITVVVDIFRATTTMCAALKNGASSIISVASIEEAQDYKAKGYLVGAERNVKRCDFADFGNSPFDYTADKVRGKDVVFTTTNGTQAIDMAKDSDILTVGAFSNISALADFCADKEKDVIVLCAGWNNRFNMEDSLFGGALAQKLIDRGYAPASDATQVALSMWKEALPDVRSYIDRTEHIKRLEAHNLQDSVEYCLTEDTVNLVPVYSKETKKITIG
- a CDS encoding YraN family protein encodes the protein MAEHNDLGKKGEDAAEHYLRQKNYEIIERNWLYEKYEIDIIARNEEYIVFVEVKTRSSSQWGNPEEAVSKGKIKRIVEAADFYLREYDIDQPARFDVVAAIWNGKKFEIEHIDDAFLAPVN
- a CDS encoding MmcQ/YjbR family DNA-binding protein, which encodes MNIEEVREACISIKGATESFPFGDDTLVYKVMDKMFAYMGLESRDGEFWLNVKCDPEKAIELREHYNGIRPGYHSNKKYWNTIVIESDVSDALIKELIQHSVDEVIKKLPKVKQTEYNNLSNI
- a CDS encoding biotin--[acetyl-CoA-carboxylase] ligase: MPLIIHLVDEIDSTNNYMKSLLLKQKVKEGTIISADFQTGGRGQRGNGWMSENGKNLLFSIVLYPDAVKANEQFLISQVVSLAVADFLRKYADGITIKWPNDIYWREKKICGILIENAIEGDEIKESVCGIGVNLNQESFDSSLPNPVSLKQITGEYYEQSIMLEEVRELLFSYYEKLRRGEMQIIAEEYRDSLFRKTGYHLFNDNTNDFIARIKNVASDGTLILQTESGDERRFAFKEVRYVL
- the argR gene encoding arginine repressor, which codes for MTKKYRHKIIREVLQTNDINSQDMLLKLLMDKGFELTQATLSRDIKELKIVKVPTAKGNYVYQFSESMQNMEEEMPLSSFGFVNIEFSGQLAVIKTRPGYAMAIAGEIDRRATRYILGTVAGDDTILLIPRENISREEVIASLSEFIPNIE
- a CDS encoding GNAT family N-acetyltransferase yields the protein MEQQQLTIQIANESHVGYVQTILDTIEAAAKVRGTGIAKRTPEYVELKIKEGKAIIALMGDEFAGFCYIESWGNKQFVANSGLIVVEKFRQHGLAKKIKQHAFSLARAMFPTAKVFGLTSGAAVMKINTELGYVPVTFAQLTDDESFWRGCQGCVNYDILTRTDRKYCICTAMLFDPEKQKDKKEIKEIIKDLKKQLK
- a CDS encoding argininosuccinate synthase domain-containing protein, producing the protein MKKKVVLAFSGGLDTSFCAKYLSADMGYDVYTAIANTGGFTPEELKVIEEKAYKLGAVKHVSLDITQEYYEKSIKYMIFGNVLRNGTYPISVSSERIFQAIAIINYAKEIGADAVAHGSTGAGNDQVRFDLTFDVLAPGIEIITPTRDMILTREYEINYLKEHGYEADFTKMVYSINKGLWGTSIGGKETLKSEQTLPEEAYPSQLQKQGQEVLTIDFEEGEIAAVNGEKYADKVKAIQKIEEITSAYAIGRDMHIGDTIIGIKGRVGFEAAAPLVIINAHKMLEKHTLTKWQQYWKEQVGNWYGMFLHEAQYLEPVMRDIEAMLSSSQQNVTGRVSIKLQPYHYVLIGVESDFDLMKADFGEYGEVNKAWTSDDAKGFTKIYAMTNKIYHSVQKKNGKEL
- the argC gene encoding N-acetyl-gamma-glutamyl-phosphate reductase, with protein sequence MIKAGIIGGAGYTAGELIRILINHPQVELVFVNSTSNAGNKLTDVHSGLLGDTEMSFTDQLPYDTIDVLFFCTAHGDTKKFLEANEIPEHLKIIDLSTDYRHKADENKFIYGLPELNKEEIRKSSYIANPGCFATAIQLGLLPLAKAGLLNTEIHVNAITGSTGAGVKPSATSHFSWRENNISVYKAFEHQHLTEIRQSLAQLQTGFTEDINFIPVRGNFTRGIFVSTYLKFDGTIEEAVKLYQDFYKESPFVVVSDKNIDLKQVVNTNKCILHLEKHGSKLLILSCIDNLVKGASGQAVHNMNLIFGLEETIGLKLKASAF